One stretch of Micromonospora echinospora DNA includes these proteins:
- a CDS encoding ABC transporter substrate-binding protein: MRARTRTLTGVLAAAALVAAGCNPTPDEGGGEDQKTKTQSGSISYEAADNQGPAKPVDGASRGGTLTVMQPADFEHLDPARNYVNVQQVAGGMLYRALNGYKEDGTGKLLLVGDLATNPGKDVDGDCKVWEFTLRDGVKYEDGTPVSSKDVAHGLARSFAANLNEGPHYIQQWLYPGGAYNATYKGPYDGGKPVPDGVTTPDDRTIRFTFPQPHCDLPYAAALPTSAPVPAAKDTRANYDLRPFSSGPYRVKSYQRDVSLELERNPNWDPATDPIRNAYPDAIRMTFGLEQAQIAERLVADGPADQAALSWSDVPPSVLPRTTGAGVADRVVRGPTQYNWVLSINTQRVTDLNVRRALNYAVDKDALLKVLGGQAAGSPATTLMSPTTAGFVPYDVFNAPVTGDKARTAELLAGKRPKLVLAHSSLELRTQQAEALRKNLTDMGFDIVMKPIDNSSYYDEVGRKDNPYDLYLTGWGSDWPTGSTVIPPVYDGRDIVAEGNQNLSYLNESSVSAEIDRVRTLPAAEQDAGWMALDRMIMEKHAPVVPCYYDATYELHGSKVGNAFLSDAFGIISLNGIYVKK; the protein is encoded by the coding sequence GTGCGCGCACGAACCCGGACACTCACAGGTGTCCTCGCCGCGGCGGCGCTGGTCGCCGCCGGCTGCAACCCCACCCCCGACGAGGGCGGCGGTGAGGACCAGAAGACGAAGACCCAGAGCGGCTCGATCTCGTACGAGGCCGCCGACAACCAGGGCCCGGCGAAGCCCGTCGACGGGGCGTCCCGGGGCGGCACCCTCACCGTCATGCAGCCGGCCGACTTCGAACACCTCGACCCGGCCCGCAACTACGTCAACGTGCAGCAGGTCGCCGGCGGGATGCTCTACCGCGCGCTCAACGGCTACAAGGAGGACGGCACCGGCAAGCTGCTGCTCGTGGGCGACCTGGCCACCAACCCCGGCAAGGACGTCGACGGCGACTGCAAGGTCTGGGAGTTCACCCTGCGCGACGGCGTGAAGTACGAGGACGGCACGCCGGTGAGCAGCAAGGACGTCGCCCACGGCCTCGCCCGGTCGTTCGCGGCGAACCTCAACGAGGGCCCGCACTACATCCAGCAGTGGCTCTACCCGGGCGGGGCGTACAACGCCACCTACAAGGGACCGTACGACGGCGGCAAGCCGGTGCCCGACGGCGTCACCACACCCGACGACCGGACCATCCGGTTCACGTTCCCGCAGCCGCACTGCGACCTGCCGTACGCGGCGGCGCTGCCCACCAGCGCGCCGGTGCCCGCCGCCAAGGACACCCGCGCCAACTACGACCTGCGGCCGTTCTCGTCCGGACCGTACCGGGTGAAGTCCTACCAGCGCGACGTGTCGCTGGAGCTGGAACGCAACCCGAACTGGGACCCGGCGACCGACCCGATCCGCAACGCGTACCCGGACGCGATCCGGATGACGTTCGGCCTGGAGCAGGCCCAGATCGCCGAGCGCCTGGTCGCCGACGGGCCCGCCGATCAGGCGGCGCTGAGCTGGTCGGACGTGCCGCCGTCGGTGCTGCCCCGCACCACCGGCGCCGGCGTCGCCGACCGGGTGGTCCGCGGCCCGACGCAGTACAACTGGGTGCTGAGCATCAACACCCAGCGGGTCACCGACCTGAACGTACGGCGGGCGCTGAACTACGCGGTCGACAAGGACGCCCTGCTCAAGGTCCTCGGCGGGCAGGCCGCCGGTTCACCGGCCACCACGCTGATGTCACCCACCACCGCCGGTTTCGTCCCGTACGACGTGTTCAACGCCCCGGTCACCGGCGACAAGGCCAGGACCGCCGAGCTGCTCGCCGGCAAGCGGCCGAAGCTGGTGCTCGCCCACTCCAGCCTGGAACTGCGCACCCAGCAGGCCGAGGCGCTGCGCAAGAACCTCACCGACATGGGCTTCGACATCGTGATGAAGCCGATCGACAACAGCAGCTACTACGACGAGGTGGGCCGCAAGGACAACCCCTACGACCTCTACCTCACCGGCTGGGGCTCGGACTGGCCCACCGGCTCCACAGTCATCCCGCCGGTCTACGACGGACGGGACATCGTGGCCGAGGGCAACCAGAACCTGTCGTACCTGAACGAGTCGTCGGTCAGCGCGGAGATCGACCGGGTCCGCACCCTGCCCGCAGCGGAGCAGGACGCCGGCTGGATGGCGCTCGACCGCATGATCATGGAGAAGCACGCGCCGGTCGTGCCCTGCTACTACGACGCCACCTACGAGCTGCACGGCTCGAAGGTCGGCAACGCCTTCCTCAGCGACGCGTTCGGGATCATCTCGCTCAACGGCATCTACGTGAAGAAGTGA
- a CDS encoding preprotein translocase YidC, which translates to MGYRARDGQEPVDPAHAEDEAGQVPLVQTAADTDVPAPAPGAPKPDEVTEDDGSGMAGGASGSSSGGSSMPTHPDAARGPDAAR; encoded by the coding sequence GTGGGGTATCGGGCACGCGACGGTCAGGAGCCGGTCGACCCGGCGCACGCCGAGGACGAGGCCGGGCAGGTTCCGCTGGTGCAGACGGCCGCGGACACCGACGTGCCGGCGCCCGCTCCCGGCGCGCCGAAACCGGACGAGGTGACCGAGGACGACGGCTCGGGCATGGCGGGCGGCGCATCCGGCAGCAGCTCGGGCGGCTCCTCGATGCCGACCCACCCGGACGCGGCCCGCGGACCGGACGCCGCCCGCTGA
- the rnhA gene encoding ribonuclease HI encodes MAEAETGRVVEIWTDGACSGNPGPGGWGVVLRWGGHERELCGGEATPTTNNRMELTAAIRALESLTRPVTVRLHTDSTYVRNGITGWLNSWKRNGWLTAAKQPVKNADLWQALEAACARHDVTWLWVKGHNGHPENERADALANRGMTEARSGVATTPRTAQRSGRPSSISSGSSDGSPVPETASTS; translated from the coding sequence ATGGCGGAGGCGGAGACCGGCCGGGTCGTGGAGATCTGGACCGACGGCGCGTGCAGCGGCAATCCCGGGCCCGGCGGGTGGGGCGTGGTGCTGCGCTGGGGCGGGCACGAGCGGGAGCTGTGCGGCGGCGAGGCCACCCCGACCACGAACAACCGGATGGAGCTGACCGCCGCGATCCGGGCGCTGGAGAGCCTGACCCGCCCGGTCACGGTACGGCTGCACACCGACAGCACCTACGTGCGCAACGGCATCACCGGCTGGCTCAACTCGTGGAAGCGCAACGGCTGGCTGACCGCAGCTAAGCAGCCGGTCAAGAACGCCGACCTGTGGCAGGCGCTGGAGGCGGCCTGTGCCCGGCACGACGTGACCTGGCTGTGGGTGAAGGGCCACAACGGGCACCCGGAGAACGAGCGCGCCGACGCGCTGGCGAACCGGGGCATGACCGAGGCGCGGAGCGGCGTCGCCACCACCCCGCGCACGGCTCAGCGCAGCGGGCGGCCCTCTTCGATCTCCTCCGGCTCCTCCGACGGGTCGCCGGTGCCGGAGACGGCCTCGACGTCGTAG
- a CDS encoding ABC transporter permease, whose amino-acid sequence MSDLSHPPPRTPAADATIPGPEIQAGTEPAGRTAEFVGRSPNQLAWLRLKRDRTARASAVTLAVAAVVALGAPLLERLTGIDPTDKFVDRLNDFGMPIGYAGGISSDHWLGLEPGSGRDILMQLVYGLRTSLFIAFTSALLASCIGVAVGVLAGWAKGWLDSLVNWLIDLTLAFPFLIFALAVIPILQDRFYSDRESPSPAFRVALIVATFGLFSWTYTARLVRGQVISLREREFVDAARAAGAGTAHILLRQLLPNIWAPILVTVSLMVPQFIAIEAALAFVNIGVTEPTPDLGRMIFNSIGYVASDPWYTLFPGLTIFLLVLAFNLLGDALRDSLDPRSTR is encoded by the coding sequence ATGAGCGACCTCTCGCACCCGCCGCCCCGGACCCCGGCCGCCGACGCGACGATTCCCGGCCCCGAGATCCAGGCCGGGACCGAGCCCGCCGGCCGGACCGCCGAGTTCGTCGGCCGATCACCCAACCAGCTCGCCTGGCTGCGGCTCAAGCGGGACCGTACCGCCCGGGCCAGCGCCGTGACGCTCGCCGTCGCCGCCGTGGTCGCGCTCGGCGCGCCGCTGCTCGAGCGGCTCACCGGAATCGACCCGACCGACAAGTTCGTCGACCGGTTGAACGATTTCGGAATGCCGATCGGGTACGCCGGCGGGATCAGTTCCGATCATTGGCTGGGACTCGAACCCGGCAGCGGCCGGGACATCCTGATGCAACTGGTCTACGGCCTTCGGACGTCCCTGTTCATCGCGTTCACCTCAGCGCTGCTGGCCTCGTGCATCGGGGTCGCGGTGGGCGTGCTCGCCGGATGGGCCAAGGGCTGGCTGGACAGTCTCGTCAACTGGCTGATCGACCTCACGCTGGCGTTCCCGTTCCTCATCTTCGCCCTCGCGGTCATCCCGATCCTCCAGGACCGCTTCTACTCCGATCGGGAGTCGCCGTCGCCGGCCTTCCGGGTCGCCCTGATCGTCGCCACCTTCGGCCTGTTCAGCTGGACGTACACCGCGCGTCTGGTCCGCGGGCAGGTGATCTCGCTGCGGGAGCGGGAGTTCGTCGACGCGGCCCGGGCCGCGGGCGCCGGCACCGCGCACATCCTGCTGCGGCAGCTGCTGCCGAACATCTGGGCGCCGATCCTGGTCACCGTCTCGCTGATGGTGCCCCAGTTCATCGCCATCGAGGCGGCGCTGGCGTTCGTCAACATCGGCGTCACCGAACCCACGCCCGACCTGGGCCGCATGATCTTCAACAGCATCGGCTACGTCGCGAGCGACCCCTGGTACACCCTGTTCCCCGGGTTGACGATCTTCCTGCTGGTCCTGGCGTTCAACCTGCTCGGCGACGCGCTGCGCGACTCGCTGGATCCCCGCTCCACCCGGTAG
- a CDS encoding SSI family serine proteinase inhibitor encodes MPFARRTAALALAAALGGLAAPASPADAAPRPGPQTPSVLLLTVDDGADVRATVLTCGPTGGLHPDPVTACRLVARVNGDLDALDVDGAPRTSQYAPVVARAAGFWQRHPVSYTRTFANPCLMHRTTATLFTF; translated from the coding sequence ATGCCCTTCGCCCGACGTACCGCCGCACTGGCGCTGGCCGCCGCGCTCGGCGGCCTCGCCGCGCCGGCCTCCCCCGCGGACGCCGCGCCGCGCCCCGGCCCGCAGACGCCCTCGGTGCTGCTGCTCACCGTCGACGACGGCGCCGACGTGCGCGCCACGGTGCTGACCTGCGGGCCGACCGGCGGCCTGCACCCCGACCCGGTCACTGCCTGCCGTCTGGTCGCCCGCGTGAACGGCGACCTGGACGCGCTCGACGTGGACGGCGCGCCGCGCACCTCCCAGTACGCCCCGGTCGTCGCCCGCGCCGCAGGCTTCTGGCAGCGCCACCCGGTCTCCTACACGCGAACGTTCGCCAACCCCTGCCTGATGCACCGCACCACCGCGACCCTCTTCACCTTCTGA
- a CDS encoding tyrosine-protein phosphatase produces the protein MTTPPDFATLCNFRDLGGWRTGDGRTVARGRLYRSDSLAKLAGADLERFAALGVRTVIDLRYPWEIADRGRAPESLGVTWHNLSIEHRPYVQADTDPDVDPWRYLADRYAEVAEDGVAELRRAIEVIADGEHPLVFHCASGKDRTGLLAALVLSVLGVDDDQIAADFALTEHATDRLVAEWRDRNGGATPGWPAYGRAPAEVIRLVLADLRAAHGSVHGYVTGRLGVDAQTIDALRARLLTGDTKPLPTQGATGSTPTPAAR, from the coding sequence ATGACCACTCCCCCGGACTTCGCCACGCTCTGCAACTTCCGTGACCTCGGCGGCTGGCGGACCGGCGACGGCCGCACTGTCGCCCGGGGCCGCCTCTACCGCTCCGACTCGCTGGCCAAACTGGCCGGTGCGGATCTGGAACGGTTCGCGGCGCTCGGCGTGCGCACCGTGATCGACCTGCGGTACCCGTGGGAGATCGCCGACCGCGGCCGGGCCCCGGAGAGCCTCGGCGTCACCTGGCACAACCTGAGCATCGAGCACCGGCCGTACGTGCAGGCCGACACCGATCCCGACGTGGACCCGTGGCGCTACCTGGCCGACCGGTACGCCGAGGTGGCCGAGGACGGCGTGGCCGAGCTGCGCCGGGCGATCGAGGTGATCGCGGACGGCGAGCACCCACTGGTGTTCCACTGCGCCTCCGGCAAGGACCGCACCGGGCTGCTCGCCGCGCTGGTGCTGTCAGTGCTCGGCGTGGACGACGACCAGATCGCTGCGGACTTCGCGCTCACCGAGCACGCCACCGACCGCCTGGTCGCCGAGTGGCGGGACCGCAACGGCGGCGCGACGCCGGGCTGGCCCGCGTACGGGCGGGCGCCCGCCGAGGTCATCCGGCTGGTGCTGGCCGACCTGCGGGCCGCCCACGGTTCCGTGCACGGCTACGTGACCGGCCGGCTCGGTGTCGACGCGCAGACGATCGACGCGCTGCGCGCCCGGCTGCTCACCGGCGACACGAAGCCGCTGCCCACCCAGGGCGCCACCGGC
- a CDS encoding pentapeptide repeat-containing protein, protein MGAGARRGDTVQVDGGTVGGGRELRADCSRCAGVCCVAPAFAASADFAIDKPAGRPCPNLGADFRCGIHTELRQRGFPGCTVFDCFGAGQHLTQHTFAGRDWRADPATAQRMFDSFAVLRPLHELLWYLTEAVRLSPPGPLRDDLDAAVDETGRLTDGTPAELLALDVDAHRDRVNRLLARAADQARAGRAGPDRRGAMLLGVDLRRTPLAGANLRGACLIGADLRGVRLGAADLTGADLRGVDLRGANLSECLFIHQSQLDAARGDHRTVLPPGLRRPAHWSLKLTPAGPRPRPRRRR, encoded by the coding sequence ATGGGTGCGGGTGCTCGGAGGGGGGACACGGTGCAGGTGGACGGGGGCACGGTCGGTGGTGGGCGGGAGCTGCGGGCGGACTGCTCACGCTGCGCGGGCGTCTGCTGCGTCGCACCGGCGTTCGCCGCCTCGGCCGACTTCGCCATCGACAAGCCGGCCGGACGGCCCTGCCCGAACCTGGGCGCCGACTTCCGCTGCGGCATCCACACCGAGCTGCGGCAACGCGGCTTCCCCGGTTGCACCGTGTTCGACTGCTTCGGCGCCGGCCAGCACCTCACCCAGCACACGTTCGCCGGACGCGACTGGCGCGCCGACCCGGCCACCGCGCAGCGGATGTTCGACAGCTTCGCGGTGCTGCGGCCCCTGCACGAGCTGCTCTGGTACCTGACCGAGGCGGTACGCCTGAGCCCGCCCGGCCCGCTGCGCGACGACCTGGACGCAGCAGTGGACGAGACGGGCCGGCTCACCGACGGCACCCCGGCGGAGCTGCTCGCGCTCGACGTGGACGCGCACCGGGACCGGGTCAACCGGCTGTTGGCCCGCGCCGCCGACCAGGCCCGTGCCGGGCGGGCCGGCCCGGACCGCCGGGGCGCGATGCTGCTCGGCGTCGACCTGCGCCGTACCCCGCTGGCCGGAGCGAACCTGCGCGGGGCCTGCCTGATCGGCGCCGACCTGCGCGGCGTACGGCTCGGCGCCGCCGACCTGACCGGCGCGGACCTGCGCGGGGTCGACCTGCGCGGCGCGAACCTGAGCGAGTGCCTGTTCATACACCAGTCGCAGCTCGACGCCGCTCGCGGCGACCACCGCACGGTGCTGCCGCCGGGACTACGCCGCCCGGCCCACTGGTCCCTGAAGCTGACTCCGGCCGGCCCCCGACCGCGCCCGCGCCGCCGCCGCTGA